The following proteins are encoded in a genomic region of Kineosporiaceae bacterium:
- a CDS encoding fumarate hydratase, with protein sequence MSAAASGPEFVYTDVTPLGHVDTPFRLLTTEGVRTIEAAGRTFLEVDAEALRLLSETAMHDIAHYLRPAHLAQLAKILDDPEASANDKFVALDLLRNANVAAGGVLPMCQDTGTAIVMGKRGSQVLTTGVRDEQALSRGVFDAYTRLNLRYSQMAPLSMWEEKNTGTNLPAQIELYAETGEGSENVYKFLFMAKGGGSANKSYLFQETKALLNRDALLRFMDEKLRGLGTAACPPYHLAIVIGGTSAEYALKTAKYASAKYLDGMPTAGSPSGHGFRDVELEAEILKLTQDFGIGAQFGGKYFCHDVRVIRLPRHGASLPVAVAVSCSADRQVLGKITPEGVFIEQLEFDPAHYLPEVTHDELASSGAAAEDVVRVDLNRPMDEIRSQLTQYPVKTRLSLTGPLVVARDIAHAKIKERLDAGEPMPSYLRDHPVYYAGPAKTPTGMASGSFGPTTAGRMDSYVDQFQAAGGSMVMLAKGNRSNAVTKACADHGGFYLGSIGGPAARLAQDCIKHVEVVEYAELGMEAVWKIEVEDFPAFIVVDDKGNDFFSEVIKPVLTITRT encoded by the coding sequence ATGTCCGCCGCCGCTTCCGGCCCTGAGTTCGTCTACACCGACGTGACCCCGCTGGGTCATGTGGACACCCCCTTCCGACTGCTCACCACCGAGGGTGTGCGGACGATCGAGGCAGCCGGGCGAACCTTCCTCGAGGTGGACGCCGAGGCGCTGCGGCTGCTGAGCGAGACGGCGATGCACGACATCGCGCACTACCTGCGCCCGGCGCACCTGGCGCAGCTGGCGAAGATCTTGGACGACCCCGAGGCCTCGGCGAACGACAAGTTCGTCGCACTCGACCTGCTGCGCAACGCCAATGTCGCGGCCGGTGGGGTGCTGCCGATGTGCCAGGACACCGGCACCGCGATCGTGATGGGCAAGCGCGGCAGCCAGGTGCTGACCACCGGGGTGCGCGACGAGCAGGCCCTCTCGCGCGGGGTGTTCGACGCCTACACCCGGCTCAACCTGCGCTACTCGCAAATGGCGCCGTTGAGCATGTGGGAGGAGAAGAACACCGGCACCAACCTGCCCGCCCAGATCGAGCTGTACGCCGAGACCGGCGAGGGGTCGGAGAACGTCTACAAGTTCTTGTTCATGGCCAAGGGCGGTGGCTCGGCGAACAAGTCCTACCTGTTCCAGGAGACCAAGGCCCTGCTCAATCGGGATGCGCTGCTCCGTTTCATGGATGAGAAGCTGCGCGGCCTCGGGACGGCCGCCTGCCCGCCGTACCACCTGGCCATCGTCATCGGCGGAACCAGCGCCGAGTACGCCCTCAAGACCGCCAAGTACGCCTCGGCGAAGTACCTGGACGGCATGCCGACGGCGGGTTCGCCGTCCGGGCACGGGTTCCGGGACGTCGAGCTCGAGGCCGAGATCCTGAAGCTGACCCAGGACTTCGGCATCGGGGCGCAGTTCGGCGGCAAGTACTTCTGCCATGACGTCCGCGTGATCCGGCTGCCCCGTCACGGTGCCTCGCTACCGGTGGCGGTGGCGGTGTCGTGTTCGGCCGACCGTCAGGTGCTCGGCAAGATCACCCCCGAGGGGGTGTTCATCGAGCAGCTCGAGTTCGACCCGGCGCACTACCTGCCCGAGGTCACCCACGACGAGCTCGCGTCGTCCGGTGCGGCGGCGGAGGACGTCGTGCGGGTCGACCTGAACCGGCCGATGGACGAGATCCGGTCGCAGCTGACCCAGTACCCGGTCAAGACCCGGCTCTCGCTGACCGGCCCGTTGGTGGTGGCTCGCGACATCGCCCACGCCAAGATCAAGGAGCGGTTGGACGCCGGCGAGCCGATGCCGTCCTACCTGCGCGATCACCCGGTCTACTACGCCGGCCCGGCCAAGACCCCGACCGGCATGGCGTCCGGCTCGTTCGGCCCGACCACCGCCGGGCGGATGGACTCCTACGTCGACCAGTTCCAGGCCGCCGGTGGCTCGATGGTGATGCTGGCCAAGGGCAACCGCTCGAACGCCGTGACCAAGGCCTGCGCCGACCACGGCGGCTTCTACCTCGGCTCGATCGGTGGCCCCGCCGCCCGCCTGGCCCAGGACTGCATCAAGCACGTCGAGGTCGTCGAATACGCCGAACTCGGCATGGAGGCCGTCTGGAAGATCGAGGTCGAGGACTTCCCCGCCTTCATCGTGGTCGACGACAAGGGCAACGACTTCTTCTCCGAAGTCATCAAACCCGTCCTCACCATCACCCGCACCTAA
- a CDS encoding DUF4245 domain-containing protein, which yields MPIDQPAAAADSPPRSATEATGATEATETAEMAEPAELPPPRPRRRTTASAMLLATLAILGLVIIWVLLIPRPTSVQRPAIDLVPPARGASTELGFTVETVVPPGWTVSSADVRRDTGGLSTWTVNYLTDAGRYVGLMQAPGWNQRWQSSLTQGGTPSGELVAAGRTWQVLVKPEKEVTSLLLREPKRTTLILAKVGGTGDAKVLADRLKLGS from the coding sequence GTGCCCATCGATCAGCCTGCCGCAGCTGCAGATTCGCCGCCCAGGTCGGCCACCGAGGCCACCGGGGCCACGGAGGCCACGGAGACGGCCGAGATGGCCGAGCCGGCCGAGTTGCCGCCGCCGCGCCCGCGCCGGCGCACCACGGCCTCGGCCATGCTGCTCGCCACGCTGGCCATCCTCGGCCTGGTGATCATCTGGGTGCTGCTCATCCCTCGGCCGACATCGGTGCAGCGGCCGGCGATCGACCTGGTTCCGCCCGCGCGCGGCGCGAGCACCGAGCTGGGGTTCACCGTCGAGACCGTGGTGCCGCCCGGTTGGACCGTGAGCAGTGCCGACGTCCGGCGCGACACCGGCGGCCTGTCGACCTGGACCGTCAACTACCTGACCGACGCCGGACGCTACGTCGGCCTGATGCAGGCCCCGGGGTGGAACCAGCGGTGGCAGAGCTCCCTCACCCAGGGCGGGACGCCGTCCGGTGAGCTGGTTGCCGCGGGCCGCACCTGGCAGGTCCTGGTCAAGCCCGAGAAGGAGGTGACCTCGTTGCTCCTGCGCGAGCCGAAGCGCACCACGTTGATCCTGGCCAAGGTCGGCGGCACCGGGGACGCCAAGGTCCTGGCCGATCGGCTGAAACTCGGCTCGTGA
- a CDS encoding DUF2079 domain-containing protein, whose translation MTRRDRQWLALVAVAAFLIDVTYSWARHARYLTTGFDLGIFDQAVRAYARFEAPVVPLKAPGYHLLGDHFHPIIALWAPLYWVWDDPRMLLAAQAALIAVSVVPVAAFTARRLGSRPAVVVAGLYVVSWPLQRMVQFDVHEIAFAVPLLALVIDAVDRRARRTTLLACLGLLATREDMGTVVLLVGVLVAVHAVRWGRGAEGAWRLRPERADLVWGGALMVLGVAGYELATAVVIPHFAGGVGFVYWTFPALGPDPASALRFVLTHPWSVLVMMVTPWKKAHTLLMLGMPVLYACLGSRYVLLTLPLLAQRMLNERDLLWTTNFHYSSVLAPIMFLAAVDAVAGLARRLEGRPARWARVVRARLVGGWLAGCTAVLVVGMLVQAGDYPLGRLATQRFWARDLRVRAIDEVLPLIPDGVCVEADNTMAPQLTGRDYVTRVGRSNNLATWMVLDFSRPDTGWQGVPPAQAYAEALRRGFTAYEQRNVIVLLRRQGAMVDPVCRVD comes from the coding sequence GTGACCCGGCGCGACCGGCAGTGGCTCGCCCTCGTGGCAGTCGCCGCCTTCCTGATCGACGTCACCTACTCCTGGGCGCGGCACGCCCGGTACCTGACGACCGGGTTCGACCTGGGCATCTTCGACCAGGCGGTGCGGGCCTACGCGCGGTTCGAGGCCCCCGTCGTGCCGTTGAAGGCGCCGGGGTATCACCTGCTCGGGGACCACTTCCACCCGATCATCGCGCTGTGGGCGCCGCTGTACTGGGTCTGGGACGACCCGCGGATGTTGCTCGCTGCCCAGGCGGCGCTGATCGCGGTGTCGGTGGTGCCGGTGGCCGCCTTCACGGCACGACGGCTCGGATCGCGGCCGGCGGTGGTGGTGGCCGGCCTCTACGTGGTGAGTTGGCCGCTGCAGCGCATGGTGCAGTTCGATGTTCACGAGATCGCCTTCGCGGTGCCGCTGTTGGCGCTGGTGATCGATGCGGTCGATCGACGGGCCCGTCGGACGACGCTGCTGGCCTGCCTGGGGTTGCTCGCCACCCGGGAGGACATGGGCACCGTCGTCCTGCTGGTCGGGGTGTTGGTCGCCGTGCACGCCGTGCGCTGGGGGCGTGGCGCTGAGGGTGCGTGGCGGCTGCGGCCGGAGCGCGCCGATCTGGTCTGGGGCGGCGCCCTGATGGTGCTGGGCGTGGCCGGCTACGAACTGGCCACCGCGGTGGTGATCCCGCACTTCGCCGGGGGCGTCGGCTTCGTCTACTGGACCTTCCCGGCGCTCGGCCCGGACCCGGCCAGCGCGCTGCGGTTCGTGCTGACCCACCCCTGGTCGGTCCTGGTGATGATGGTGACGCCCTGGAAGAAGGCGCACACCCTGCTGATGCTGGGCATGCCGGTGCTCTACGCGTGCCTGGGCTCGCGCTACGTGCTGCTCACCCTGCCGCTGCTGGCGCAGCGGATGCTGAACGAGCGAGACCTGTTGTGGACGACCAACTTCCACTATTCCTCGGTGCTCGCGCCGATCATGTTCCTGGCCGCGGTGGACGCCGTGGCCGGTCTCGCTCGCCGGCTGGAGGGTCGCCCGGCGCGGTGGGCGCGCGTCGTCCGGGCCCGGCTGGTGGGTGGCTGGCTGGCCGGGTGCACCGCCGTGCTGGTGGTGGGAATGCTGGTTCAGGCCGGTGACTACCCGCTCGGTCGCCTTGCCACCCAACGCTTCTGGGCACGCGACCTGCGGGTTCGGGCGATCGACGAGGTGCTGCCGCTGATCCCGGACGGCGTCTGCGTCGAGGCCGACAACACGATGGCGCCGCAGCTGACCGGACGCGACTACGTCACCCGGGTGGGTCGCTCGAACAACCTGGCGACCTGGATGGTGCTCGACTTCAGCCGGCCGGACACCGGCTGGCAGGGGGTGCCCCCGGCGCAGGCCTACGCCGAGGCCCTGCGGCGCGGATTCACCGCCTACGAGCAGCGCAACGTCATCGTGCTGTTGCGGCGCCAGGGGGCGATGGTCGACCCCGTGTGCCGAGTGGACTGA
- a CDS encoding peptidase M4 family protein: MPYPVVGSRCLFVPPYVQKEVAQNTSGPAAEREQQSLADAARKRRAGALQAAAADGAGHAGVLALAPKPTGTSRREVYDSQNTTDQRKVLVRAEGEPETDDADTLSAYDCAGTVRSFFHTALGRESIDNRSMDLVLNVHFGSQFNNAFWDGDEMTFGDGDGVIFSGFARSLDVVAHELAHGVTQFTSGLIYQGESGALNEHFSDVFGTAITQWAAGEKPHDADWLIGDEIMGPELYGEALRSMAHPGTAYDNPILGKDPQPAHYADRFTGSADNGGVHINSGIANRAFYLVATELGDTMEATRIWYHALQKLPQNATFAQGAAQVAESARILVKAGRVTKGATQVVRGAWRAVGVG, translated from the coding sequence ATGCCATACCCCGTTGTCGGCAGCAGATGCCTGTTCGTCCCGCCGTACGTGCAGAAAGAGGTCGCCCAGAACACCTCTGGGCCTGCCGCCGAACGCGAGCAACAGTCCTTGGCGGACGCCGCGCGCAAGCGTCGCGCCGGTGCGTTGCAGGCGGCGGCGGCCGATGGCGCGGGCCACGCCGGGGTGCTGGCGCTGGCGCCCAAGCCCACCGGCACCTCGCGGCGCGAGGTCTACGACAGCCAGAACACCACGGATCAGCGCAAGGTGCTGGTGCGGGCCGAGGGAGAGCCCGAGACCGACGACGCCGACACGCTGAGCGCCTACGACTGCGCCGGTACGGTGCGTTCCTTCTTCCACACCGCCCTGGGCCGGGAGTCGATCGACAACCGCAGCATGGACCTGGTTCTCAACGTGCACTTCGGGTCCCAGTTCAACAACGCCTTCTGGGACGGCGACGAGATGACCTTCGGTGACGGGGACGGCGTCATCTTCAGCGGGTTCGCCCGCTCGCTCGACGTCGTGGCCCACGAACTGGCCCACGGGGTCACCCAGTTCACCTCCGGCCTGATCTACCAGGGCGAGTCCGGTGCGCTGAACGAGCACTTCAGTGATGTCTTCGGCACCGCCATCACGCAGTGGGCCGCGGGGGAGAAGCCCCACGACGCGGACTGGCTGATCGGTGACGAGATCATGGGGCCGGAGCTCTACGGCGAGGCGCTGCGGTCGATGGCCCACCCGGGGACGGCCTATGACAACCCGATCCTGGGCAAGGACCCGCAGCCGGCGCACTACGCCGACCGCTTCACCGGCAGCGCCGACAATGGTGGCGTGCACATCAACTCCGGCATCGCCAACCGGGCGTTCTACCTGGTGGCCACCGAACTCGGTGACACCATGGAGGCGACCCGGATCTGGTACCACGCGCTGCAGAAGTTGCCCCAGAACGCGACCTTCGCGCAGGGTGCGGCCCAGGTGGCCGAGTCGGCGCGGATCCTGGTCAAGGCCGGGAGGGTCACGAAGGGAGCGACCCAGGTGGTGCGAGGGGCGTGGCGCGCGGTGGGTGTGGGGTGA
- a CDS encoding LacI family DNA-binding transcriptional regulator, with the protein MLEGHCRDVNLCSGGAPAHRAPGRADVLRIGLNPRLQALASGLRTCHLGSKTSGPSRPEGRASDVRAVSPLPQGRPSTRTTGPFSRASIVDVAARAGVSVATVSRALRDTPNVSPATRDRVLAAAAELDYTVSPLASGLVTGRINAIGVVLPYAGRWFFAEVLRGIEEVLRGRGYDLILHVLSDSQRRAEFFETLPLRRRVDGVLVVALPLDAREITSLRSLGVPLAGVAEPMTGVHGERVDNVAAARLAVQHLINLGHRRIGCIGGDLDGPEHFSVPGWRTQGYREALTMAGIEVRPGWERDGQFTAEGGELAMTALLSQPGGAPTAVFCQSDEMAFGALRALRHSGLRCPEDVSIVGLDDHELAHTFDLTTVAQPVAAQGAAAARWLIGRLDPRDEAESDAEVRFHDVRLVLRRTTGRPPT; encoded by the coding sequence ATGCTCGAGGGCCACTGTAGAGATGTAAACCTTTGTTCGGGTGGTGCTCCCGCTCACCGAGCACCCGGTCGCGCCGACGTGCTGCGGATCGGGCTGAATCCGCGCCTGCAAGCGCTTGCCAGCGGACTCCGGACATGTCACCTTGGCAGCAAAACCTCCGGACCGTCTCGGCCGGAGGGAAGGGCCTCTGACGTGCGCGCAGTCTCGCCATTGCCTCAGGGCCGGCCGTCCACGAGGACGACCGGCCCGTTCTCGCGTGCCAGCATCGTGGACGTCGCCGCGCGTGCAGGCGTCTCGGTCGCCACCGTGTCGCGTGCGTTGCGTGACACGCCCAATGTGTCCCCCGCCACCCGTGACCGCGTGCTCGCCGCGGCGGCTGAACTCGACTACACCGTCTCGCCCCTGGCCTCCGGGTTGGTGACGGGTCGGATCAACGCCATCGGCGTCGTCCTGCCCTACGCCGGTCGGTGGTTCTTCGCCGAGGTGCTGCGCGGGATCGAGGAGGTGCTGCGTGGGCGGGGGTACGACCTGATCCTGCACGTGCTGTCGGACTCCCAACGCCGGGCCGAGTTCTTCGAGACGTTGCCGCTGCGGCGCCGGGTCGACGGGGTTCTGGTGGTCGCCCTTCCGCTGGACGCCCGCGAGATCACCTCGCTGCGTTCGCTGGGGGTGCCGCTGGCCGGGGTGGCCGAACCGATGACCGGGGTGCACGGCGAGCGGGTGGACAACGTCGCTGCCGCCCGGCTGGCGGTGCAGCACCTGATCAATCTGGGCCACCGGCGCATCGGGTGCATCGGCGGTGACCTCGACGGCCCGGAGCACTTCAGCGTGCCCGGCTGGCGGACCCAGGGCTACCGCGAGGCGCTGACGATGGCCGGCATCGAGGTGCGTCCCGGCTGGGAGCGGGATGGTCAGTTCACGGCCGAGGGCGGCGAGCTGGCCATGACCGCGCTGCTCTCGCAGCCGGGCGGGGCACCGACCGCGGTCTTCTGCCAGTCCGACGAGATGGCCTTCGGTGCCTTGCGGGCGTTGCGGCACAGCGGGCTGCGATGCCCCGAGGACGTCTCGATCGTCGGTCTGGACGACCACGAGCTGGCTCACACCTTCGACCTGACCACGGTCGCCCAGCCGGTCGCCGCCCAGGGGGCAGCGGCAGCCCGGTGGCTGATCGGGCGACTCGACCCGCGGGACGAGGCAGAGTCGGACGCCGAGGTGCGCTTCCACGACGTCCGGTTGGTGCTGCGGCGCACGACGGGCCGTCCGCCGACCTGA
- a CDS encoding carbohydrate kinase, producing MDDVLVVGEALVDIVRRLDGSTDEHPGGSPANVALGLGRLGRRVSLLTRFGDDARGASIRARLEASAVQIVAASQSAAPTSTATATLDAAGVATYEFEIDWRLPDEAHSLAQLGRGGLPARALHTGSIAAFLQPGGDAVYDLVAEAAGSMTITYDPNARPKLMGDPAAARERVERFVTHCDLVKVSDEDLEWLSPGEDPAEVVERWLQLGPAVVILTRGGAGALGVCRAGQADVSPVPITVVDTVGAGDSFMSGLLDYLAEANLLGGEHRAALQALDLKDLTAMLEHAVRISAITCQRAGADPPTRSDLA from the coding sequence ATGGACGACGTGCTGGTGGTGGGTGAGGCCCTGGTCGACATCGTGCGCCGACTGGACGGCAGCACGGACGAGCACCCGGGTGGCAGTCCGGCCAACGTCGCGCTGGGGCTGGGGAGGCTCGGCCGGCGGGTCTCGCTGCTGACCCGCTTCGGGGACGACGCCCGCGGCGCCTCCATCCGGGCGCGGCTCGAGGCCTCGGCGGTTCAGATCGTTGCGGCGTCCCAGAGCGCGGCGCCCACCTCGACCGCGACCGCCACGCTGGACGCCGCCGGTGTCGCGACCTACGAGTTCGAGATCGACTGGCGGTTGCCGGACGAGGCCCACTCGCTGGCCCAGCTCGGGCGCGGCGGCCTGCCTGCTCGTGCCCTGCACACCGGCTCGATCGCCGCCTTCCTGCAGCCGGGCGGCGACGCGGTGTACGACCTGGTCGCCGAGGCCGCCGGGTCGATGACGATCACCTACGACCCCAATGCGCGGCCCAAGCTGATGGGCGATCCGGCAGCCGCCCGCGAGCGCGTCGAGCGGTTCGTGACGCACTGCGACCTGGTCAAGGTCAGCGACGAGGATCTGGAGTGGCTCTCGCCCGGCGAGGATCCGGCCGAGGTGGTCGAGCGGTGGCTGCAGCTGGGGCCGGCCGTGGTGATCCTCACCCGCGGTGGGGCCGGTGCCCTGGGCGTGTGCCGGGCCGGTCAGGCCGATGTCTCCCCGGTTCCGATCACCGTGGTGGACACCGTGGGCGCCGGTGACTCGTTCATGTCGGGCCTGCTGGACTACCTGGCCGAGGCGAACCTGCTCGGCGGCGAACACCGCGCGGCGTTGCAGGCGCTGGACCTGAAGGACCTGACGGCGATGCTCGAGCACGCCGTCCGGATCTCGGCGATCACCTGCCAGCGGGCCGGTGCCGACCCGCCCACCCGCTCCGATCTGGCCTGA
- a CDS encoding alpha-amylase family protein yields MIQSARGQATTDGEGLLERLERWGQDLLTGLGVFAEPPVQQVLDLVIAAHNARRPALRALDHRRLLRSDWFSGPDQVGYVCYPDRFAGTLDGVRSKIDYLGELGVTYLHLMPLLQPRSGPDDGGYAVQDYRTVRSDLGTMADLEKLSDALHEAGIALTLDLVLNHVAKEHAWARAAVRGEQPYRDYFMFFRDRTMPDAYERTLPEIFPDFAPGSFTWEEEITHADGSRGAWVWTTFNSYQWDLDWSNPDVFCELLDVILFLANIGVDCLRLDAIAFLWKRMGTNCQNQPEVHDIVQALRAAVRIAAPGVIFKAEAIVAPEDLPAYLGTGRHAGRVCDIAYHNSLMVQLWSALATGSADLARRALAVPPPKPVTTAWTTYARCHDDIGWAISDSDAAAVGLSGYHHRQFLAAWYDGEFTGSFARGELFQVNPATGDARTSGSLASLAGLEAALHHQARTGSDALVGPALGRIFLLHAVIYGYGGIPLLYMGDELGLLNDHSYTSDPRLAQDNRWLHRPWMDWDAAAQRTDPQTIVGRIFGGLAHLGRLRGQLPSLHAAVESEPLDVGASGLLVLRRRHPAGTLLAVYNVSPHWQHLPAEPVRGAGLTRPWDHISSFALQHEGADSDGHGGFYAVPPYAAWWLTSG; encoded by the coding sequence ATGATCCAGTCTGCCCGTGGACAGGCGACCACGGACGGTGAGGGATTACTCGAACGGCTGGAGCGCTGGGGCCAGGACCTGCTCACCGGGCTCGGGGTGTTCGCCGAGCCGCCGGTCCAGCAGGTGCTCGACCTGGTGATCGCTGCCCACAACGCCCGCCGTCCCGCGTTGCGCGCCCTCGACCACCGCCGACTGCTGCGCTCGGATTGGTTCAGCGGCCCCGACCAGGTCGGCTACGTCTGCTACCCCGATCGGTTCGCCGGCACCCTGGACGGCGTCCGGAGCAAGATCGACTATCTGGGCGAGCTGGGGGTCACCTACCTGCACCTGATGCCCTTGCTGCAGCCCCGCTCCGGCCCGGACGACGGCGGGTACGCCGTGCAGGACTACCGCACGGTGCGTTCCGATCTCGGCACGATGGCCGACCTCGAGAAGCTGAGTGACGCCCTGCACGAGGCGGGGATCGCGCTCACCCTCGACCTGGTGCTCAACCACGTGGCCAAGGAACACGCCTGGGCGCGGGCCGCGGTGCGCGGCGAACAGCCCTACCGCGACTACTTCATGTTCTTCCGCGACCGGACGATGCCGGATGCCTACGAGCGCACCCTGCCCGAGATCTTCCCCGACTTCGCCCCGGGATCGTTCACCTGGGAGGAGGAGATCACCCACGCCGACGGCAGCCGGGGCGCCTGGGTCTGGACGACGTTCAACAGCTACCAGTGGGATCTGGACTGGTCGAACCCGGACGTGTTCTGCGAACTGCTCGACGTGATCCTGTTCCTGGCCAACATCGGTGTCGACTGCCTGCGGCTGGACGCCATCGCCTTCCTGTGGAAGCGGATGGGCACCAACTGTCAGAACCAACCCGAGGTGCACGACATCGTGCAGGCGCTGCGGGCCGCCGTCCGGATCGCCGCCCCCGGGGTGATCTTCAAGGCCGAGGCGATCGTGGCCCCGGAGGATCTGCCCGCCTACCTCGGCACCGGCCGCCATGCCGGCAGGGTCTGCGACATCGCCTACCACAACAGCCTCATGGTGCAGCTGTGGTCGGCCCTGGCCACGGGGTCGGCGGACCTCGCGCGGCGCGCGCTCGCCGTCCCGCCGCCCAAGCCGGTCACCACGGCCTGGACGACGTACGCCCGGTGCCACGACGACATCGGATGGGCGATCTCGGACAGCGACGCCGCCGCGGTGGGCCTGTCCGGCTATCACCACCGCCAGTTCCTGGCCGCCTGGTACGACGGCGAGTTCACCGGCTCGTTCGCCCGCGGCGAGCTGTTCCAGGTCAACCCGGCCACTGGCGATGCCCGCACCAGCGGCAGCCTGGCCAGCCTGGCCGGGCTGGAGGCGGCACTGCACCATCAGGCACGCACCGGATCGGACGCCCTGGTCGGCCCCGCCCTCGGCCGGATCTTCCTGCTGCACGCGGTGATCTACGGCTACGGCGGGATCCCGTTGCTCTACATGGGTGACGAGTTGGGTCTGCTCAACGATCACAGCTACACGTCCGACCCGCGACTGGCGCAGGACAACCGCTGGCTGCACCGGCCTTGGATGGACTGGGACGCCGCCGCACAGCGCACCGACCCGCAGACCATCGTGGGGCGGATCTTCGGTGGCCTGGCCCACCTGGGCCGGCTGCGCGGGCAGCTGCCCTCGCTGCACGCGGCCGTCGAGAGCGAACCGCTGGACGTCGGCGCGAGTGGCTTGTTGGTGCTGCGCCGCCGACACCCCGCCGGCACCCTGCTGGCGGTCTACAACGTCTCGCCACACTGGCAGCACCTGCCCGCTGAGCCGGTGCGGGGGGCCGGGTTGACGCGGCCCTGGGATCACATCTCGAGCTTCGCCCTGCAACACGAGGGGGCCGACTCCGACGGACACGGTGGCTTCTACGCCGTGCCGCCGTACGCGGCCTGGTGGCTCACCTCGGGCTGA